In Alphaproteobacteria bacterium, a genomic segment contains:
- a CDS encoding N-acetyltransferase has translation MTSLEIRDAGTDDLPAIAAIYAHHVLNGVASFEEVPPSIDELAQRRANVLALGLPYLVAIRDGRVVGYCYATAYRPRPAYRHTVEDSVYVAPGLGGQGIGSALLTALIARCEAGPWRQMIAVIGDSANAGSIGLHRRSGFRPAGVFQSAGFKFGRWVDSVLMQRALGAGDSTLPRS, from the coding sequence ATGACAAGTTTGGAAATACGCGACGCAGGCACGGACGATCTTCCCGCGATCGCGGCGATCTACGCGCATCATGTTTTGAACGGCGTGGCGTCGTTCGAGGAAGTACCGCCTTCGATCGACGAACTCGCCCAGCGGCGCGCGAATGTGCTGGCGCTGGGCTTGCCCTATCTCGTGGCGATCCGCGATGGGCGCGTCGTCGGCTATTGCTACGCGACGGCCTATCGGCCGCGACCGGCCTATCGCCATACGGTCGAAGATTCGGTCTATGTGGCGCCGGGCCTCGGCGGGCAGGGGATCGGTTCGGCGCTGTTGACCGCCCTGATCGCGCGTTGCGAGGCGGGACCCTGGCGCCAGATGATCGCGGTTATCGGCGACAGCGCGAATGCCGGGTCGATCGGTCTGCATCGACGGTCGGGATTCCGCCCTGCCGGGGTTTTTCAGTCCGCAGGCTTCAAATTCGGGCGCTGGGTCGATTCCGTTCTGATGCAGCGTGCTTTGGGAGCCGGGGATTCGACGCTACCCCGCTCATAA